One segment of Ignavibacteria bacterium DNA contains the following:
- a CDS encoding GNAT family N-acetyltransferase: MMDLIRPFHDDDDIERITDVIHKGYAVLAVNGLRFWGTHQSAKDTLDRLNKGAGFVAVLDGVIVGTVTIRPPDPESEVEFYRHPTTWILNQFAVLPEHAGKGIGRALHDHAVTHAMQKGATRVALDTANAAEHLIAMYKRWGYAVVGTCDWRPFTNYESVVMLRTLI, translated from the coding sequence ATGATGGATTTGATCCGCCCCTTTCATGATGACGATGACATAGAGCGTATCACAGACGTCATTCACAAAGGCTACGCCGTACTTGCCGTGAATGGACTTCGGTTTTGGGGAACGCACCAGTCCGCAAAAGACACCCTAGACCGACTCAACAAGGGGGCTGGGTTTGTAGCCGTACTCGATGGTGTGATCGTTGGCACGGTAACGATCCGTCCGCCGGACCCGGAGTCCGAGGTGGAATTCTATCGTCACCCAACCACGTGGATCTTGAATCAGTTCGCTGTACTCCCCGAACATGCAGGCAAGGGCATAGGTCGCGCCTTGCATGACCATGCGGTGACTCATGCAATGCAAAAGGGTGCAACACGTGTTGCACTCGACACTGCCAATGCAGCAGAACATCTCATTGCAATGTACAAGCGATGGGGCTATGCAGTTGTTGGTACGTGTGATTGGCGACCATTTACAAACTATGAGAGCGTGGTAATGCTACGCACGCTCATCTGA
- a CDS encoding CoA-binding protein: MTPELTLAIETLRAAKNIAVVGLSRSPGKSAHDIPLFMANAGYNVIGVNPFATPAVENVSVVETLSDVPFTIDIVNVFRPSEDTDAIIDEAIKRRSSHGDVSCIWLQQGITSKHGASKCAAAGITYIEDSCIYVIQHYAHTF, encoded by the coding sequence ATGACACCAGAACTCACCCTAGCAATAGAAACACTGCGGGCAGCAAAGAACATCGCCGTGGTAGGACTTTCGCGCAGTCCCGGCAAGTCCGCACACGATATCCCGTTGTTCATGGCCAATGCAGGATACAACGTCATCGGCGTCAATCCATTCGCCACACCTGCCGTGGAGAACGTGTCGGTGGTGGAAACACTTTCAGACGTCCCCTTCACCATCGATATCGTCAATGTCTTTCGTCCGTCAGAGGATACAGACGCCATTATCGATGAAGCTATCAAACGCCGATCAAGCCATGGAGACGTGTCCTGCATCTGGCTTCAACAAGGTATCACGAGCAAACACGGCGCCTCCAAATGCGCTGCTGCAGGTATCACGTATATCGAGGATAGTTGCATCTATGTTATTCAGCATTATGCGCATACCTTCTAG
- the rlmN gene encoding 23S rRNA (adenine(2503)-C(2))-methyltransferase RlmN, translating to MAKAKRDIVDGPIELKGHPLSELEKMFVDAGERKYRAQQVYDGIYIQRLDSVQEMALLPQALREKLGSEYRTQSVKLQTVQESADGTKKFLFELWDGRAVESVLIPSEMVPDGEHPRRLTLCVSTQVGCNLGCVFCATASLKLSRNLTSGEIVDQFLQAQKFSSKPITNIVFMGMGEPMNNYDEVMRATQIFTDQRTKMVAPRRVTISTAGVVPGIIRMADEGQIIKLAVSLHATVQDVRAELMPIAKKHQLPELIEALEYYYRKTRKSVTYEYILFNGINDSLADVKRLGKLARRMPTRVNLIPFHEIDFALPEGFDMSLTPSTPEQFQWFADSLRAEDVQVNVRSSAGLDIDAACGQLAFSKEGAGQ from the coding sequence ATGGCAAAAGCAAAGAGAGACATAGTTGACGGACCGATCGAGCTCAAGGGGCATCCTCTTAGTGAGCTTGAGAAGATGTTCGTTGATGCGGGTGAACGTAAGTATCGTGCACAGCAGGTCTATGACGGGATCTACATCCAACGTCTGGACAGTGTGCAGGAGATGGCGCTATTGCCGCAGGCGTTGCGTGAAAAACTTGGAAGTGAATATCGAACGCAGAGTGTGAAGTTGCAGACCGTTCAGGAGTCGGCGGATGGCACAAAGAAGTTCCTCTTTGAGCTTTGGGACGGACGTGCTGTTGAGAGTGTTCTCATTCCTAGTGAGATGGTGCCGGATGGTGAGCATCCTCGCAGACTTACGCTCTGTGTATCAACGCAGGTTGGCTGCAACCTTGGATGTGTGTTCTGTGCTACAGCGTCACTGAAACTTTCGCGGAATCTCACGTCGGGTGAGATCGTTGACCAATTCCTTCAGGCGCAGAAGTTCTCTTCGAAACCCATCACGAACATCGTCTTCATGGGAATGGGCGAGCCGATGAACAACTATGATGAGGTGATGCGTGCAACGCAGATCTTCACAGATCAACGTACGAAGATGGTTGCACCACGTCGCGTTACCATCTCCACAGCAGGTGTTGTTCCGGGTATCATTCGTATGGCCGATGAAGGTCAGATCATCAAGCTAGCAGTATCTCTGCATGCTACCGTGCAGGACGTGCGTGCCGAACTTATGCCGATCGCAAAGAAGCATCAGTTGCCGGAATTGATCGAGGCACTCGAGTATTACTATCGAAAGACTCGGAAGTCGGTGACGTATGAATACATCCTCTTCAATGGGATCAATGACAGTCTTGCCGATGTGAAACGCTTGGGTAAACTTGCCAGACGTATGCCAACGCGAGTGAATCTGATCCCCTTCCATGAGATCGACTTCGCATTGCCAGAGGGTTTTGATATGTCGCTCACGCCGTCAACGCCGGAGCAGTTCCAGTGGTTCGCTGATAGTTTGCGTGCCGAGGATGTGCAGGTGAACGTGCGGTCCTCTGCCGGACTCGACATCGATGCAGCTTGTGGTCAACTCGCATTTTCTAAAGAAGGGGCGGGCCAATGA
- a CDS encoding FAD-binding oxidoreductase, translating into MRSIWEYDSWLTYDVVIIGGGIIGINTAIECATRHPEWRVLLLERNLLPTGASTRNAGFACVGSLSEIASDIDLMGRDAARNLVQQRLDGLTLLRERCAGLDIGYTENGGSEIFLEDHSSLLRLDEVNDLLAPIFGCATFSQRNDLIAEYGLSSSISTLIHTPFEGTLHSGKLIAALWDLAARAGVHIRTGAEVVSMLDTGTSVELVVRTTHQELEITASQTVIATNAMIPSLVPDATLPEILPGRGQVIVTKPLTNLKLKGSFHADEGYYYFRSLGDRVLLGGGRNLDFEGERTTSHQTTEHIQSVLENMLRTVILPNHPDLEIEHRWAGTMAFTTTKQPYVGNVSPRCVVAFGCNGMGVAISSNVARESARMLMC; encoded by the coding sequence ATGAGAAGCATTTGGGAATATGATTCGTGGCTGACGTATGACGTGGTCATCATCGGCGGCGGCATCATCGGGATCAACACTGCTATCGAATGTGCAACGCGCCACCCTGAGTGGCGCGTTCTGCTTTTGGAACGCAATCTGCTGCCAACAGGCGCTTCAACGCGCAATGCAGGTTTTGCTTGCGTTGGCTCGCTGAGCGAGATCGCATCGGACATCGACCTCATGGGCCGTGATGCTGCGCGCAATCTAGTCCAACAGCGTCTTGACGGACTCACACTTTTGCGCGAGCGCTGTGCAGGTCTCGATATTGGGTACACCGAGAACGGTGGCTCGGAGATCTTCCTTGAGGATCACTCCTCCTTGTTGCGACTTGATGAAGTGAACGATCTGTTGGCTCCGATCTTTGGATGTGCGACTTTCTCGCAGCGCAATGATCTCATTGCCGAGTATGGCTTGTCTTCATCGATATCAACGCTGATACATACGCCCTTCGAAGGAACACTACATTCGGGCAAACTGATAGCGGCATTGTGGGACTTGGCTGCTCGTGCCGGTGTTCACATCCGAACCGGAGCAGAGGTTGTATCCATGTTGGATACAGGTACTTCTGTAGAGCTTGTTGTTCGAACTACACATCAGGAACTGGAGATCACTGCCAGTCAGACAGTGATTGCCACCAACGCAATGATTCCGAGTCTCGTTCCCGATGCTACGCTACCGGAGATTCTCCCAGGAAGAGGTCAAGTGATCGTTACCAAGCCCCTTACCAACCTCAAACTCAAGGGGTCCTTCCATGCGGACGAGGGGTATTATTACTTCCGGTCCTTGGGCGATAGGGTCTTGTTAGGGGGCGGGCGGAATCTCGACTTCGAAGGGGAACGCACAACCTCGCATCAGACCACGGAGCACATTCAATCGGTGCTGGAGAACATGCTACGCACAGTGATCCTGCCAAATCACCCAGATCTGGAGATCGAGCACCGTTGGGCGGGCACAATGGCGTTCACAACAACAAAACAACCGTATGTTGGAAACGTCTCCCCACGTTGCGTTGTGGCATTCGGGTGCAACGGCATGGGCGTGGCGATATCGTCGAATGTGGCCAGGGAGAGTGCTAGAATGCTAATGTGCTAA